A window from Burkholderiales bacterium encodes these proteins:
- the rpmC gene encoding 50S ribosomal protein L29, producing the protein MKPRELRSKSVDELRKELGELLRAQFSLRMQHATQQLANTSQLGKVRRDIARVRTILRERAGKQ; encoded by the coding sequence GTGAAGCCAAGAGAGTTGCGTTCCAAGTCGGTGGACGAATTAAGAAAAGAGCTGGGCGAGCTGCTGCGCGCCCAGTTCAGCCTGCGCATGCAGCACGCCACCCAGCAGCTCGCCAACACGAGCCAGCTCGGCAAAGTGCGGCGGGACATTGCCCGGGTGCGCACGATTCTGAGGGAGAGGGCGGGTAAGCAATGA
- the rpsQ gene encoding 30S ribosomal protein S17: MSEEQAKRRRTLMGRVVSDKMDKTVTVLVERRVKHPLIGKVITRSKKYHAHNENNEAREGDLVEIEECRPISKTKSWRVTKLLEKARAV, encoded by the coding sequence ATGAGTGAGGAACAGGCGAAACGCCGCCGCACCCTCATGGGGCGGGTGGTGAGCGACAAGATGGACAAAACCGTCACGGTGCTGGTGGAGCGCCGAGTCAAGCATCCCTTGATAGGCAAGGTGATTACGCGCTCCAAGAAGTATCACGCCCACAACGAGAACAACGAAGCACGCGAGGGCGACCTGGTGGAGATCGAGGAGTGCCGGCCGATTTCCAAGACCAAGTCGTGGCGTGTGACCAAGCTGCTGGAGAAGGCGCGGGCAGTTTGA
- the rplC gene encoding 50S ribosomal protein L3, protein MTLGLMGRKVGMTRIFAEDGTAVPVTVLDVSSNRVTQIKSPETDGYSAVQVTFGKRRASRVTKPMAGHFAKAGVEAGEALSEFRAAAEVLASLKPGDAIGVELFQVGQHVDVSGITIGKGFAGVIKRHNFSSNRASHGNSISHNKPGSTGQNQDPGRVFPGKRMPGHLGAVKRTVQNLEVVRVDGERQLLLVKGAVPGSKGSRVIVRPSVKAGA, encoded by the coding sequence ATGACACTGGGACTGATGGGCCGCAAAGTCGGCATGACCCGCATTTTCGCGGAGGACGGGACCGCCGTTCCCGTGACCGTGCTAGACGTCTCCAGCAACCGCGTCACCCAGATCAAATCGCCCGAGACCGACGGCTACAGCGCTGTGCAGGTGACTTTCGGCAAGCGCCGTGCGAGCCGGGTAACCAAGCCGATGGCCGGGCATTTCGCCAAGGCCGGGGTGGAGGCGGGGGAGGCGCTGAGCGAGTTCAGGGCCGCTGCGGAGGTCCTGGCGAGTCTCAAGCCCGGCGACGCGATCGGGGTGGAACTGTTCCAAGTGGGCCAGCACGTGGACGTGAGCGGAATCACGATCGGCAAGGGTTTCGCCGGCGTCATCAAGCGCCACAACTTCAGCTCCAACCGTGCGAGCCACGGCAATTCCATTTCCCACAACAAGCCGGGCTCCACCGGCCAGAACCAGGATCCGGGGCGGGTGTTCCCCGGGAAGCGCATGCCGGGCCACCTCGGCGCGGTCAAGCGCACGGTGCAGAATCTGGAAGTGGTGCGCGTCGACGGCGAGCGGCAGCTCCTGCTGGTCAAGGGCGCTGTGCCCGGCTCGAAGGGGAGCCGGGTGATCGTTCGTCCCAGCGTGAAGGCGGGTGCGTGA
- a CDS encoding hypothetical protein (possible pseudo, frameshifted): MLEPHQADPVSLVRFPSVLLTRGAVAKLEEMLRMSGIQRHRAADEACMLAPVVSEKSTLVADRHRQYVFRVAEDATKPEIKAAVELMFKTQVETVQVART, encoded by the coding sequence GTGCTGGAGCCCCATCAAGCCGATCCGGTGAGCCTGGTGCGTTTCCCGAGCGTGTTGCTGACCCGGGGCGCGGTGGCCAAGCTCGAGGAGATGCTACGCATGAGCGGGATTCAACGCCACAGAGCGGCTGATGAAGCGTGCATGCTGGCGCCGGTGGTCTCGGAAAAGAGCACGCTGGTGGCGGATCGCCACCGGCAGTACGTTTTCCGGGTGGCCGAGGACGCCACCAAGCCGGAGATCAAGGCGGCGGTCGAGCTCATGTTCAAGACCCAGGTGGAGACGGTGCAGGTGGCGCGAACGTGA
- the rpsH gene encoding 30S ribosomal protein S8 has product MSMSDPIADMLTRIRNAQAAEKSSVSMPSSKLKVAIAKVLKEEGYIEDFAVREAEGKLVLEIALKYYAGRPVIETIERVSRPGLRVYRGSREMPKVMNGLGIAIVSTSRGVMTDYQARAAGIGGEVLCIVA; this is encoded by the coding sequence ATGAGCATGAGTGATCCGATCGCCGACATGCTGACGCGGATCCGCAACGCGCAAGCGGCGGAGAAGTCGAGCGTCAGCATGCCGTCGTCCAAGCTCAAGGTGGCGATCGCCAAGGTGTTGAAAGAGGAGGGCTACATCGAGGACTTCGCCGTTCGCGAAGCGGAGGGAAAGCTCGTACTGGAGATCGCGCTCAAGTATTACGCGGGACGGCCGGTGATCGAAACCATCGAGCGCGTGAGCCGTCCCGGGCTGCGCGTCTATAGGGGGTCCAGGGAGATGCCCAAGGTCATGAACGGCCTGGGAATCGCCATCGTGTCCACGTCCAGGGGCGTGATGACGGACTACCAGGCCCGCGCCGCCGGCATCGGCGGCGAGGTGCTGTGCATCGTGGCGTGA
- a CDS encoding hypothetical protein (possible pseudo, frameshifted): MGQKIHPTGFRLAVLRNWTSRWYANDKNFPVMLNEDIKVRDHLRQKLAHAAVSKIVIERPAKNAKITIHSARPGVVIGKKGEDIEMLRTELQRLMGVPVHVNIEEIRKPELTRS; the protein is encoded by the coding sequence ATGGGACAGAAGATCCATCCGACCGGCTTCAGGCTCGCGGTCCTGCGCAACTGGACTTCCCGCTGGTACGCGAACGACAAGAATTTCCCGGTGATGCTCAACGAGGACATCAAGGTCCGGGATCATCTGCGCCAGAAGCTCGCCCACGCGGCGGTGAGCAAGATCGTGATCGAGCGGCCGGCCAAGAACGCCAAGATCACGATCCACAGCGCCCGCCCGGGGGTGGTGATCGGCAAGAAGGGCGAGGACATCGAGATGCTGCGCACCGAGCTGCAGCGGTTAATGGGAGTCCCGGTGCACGTGAACATCGAGGAAATCCGCAAGCCGGAGCTGACGCGCAGTTAA
- the rpsS gene encoding 30S ribosomal protein S19 gives MARSVKKGPFVDHHLMRKVEAARAANDKRPIKTWSRRSTIIPDFVGLTIAVHNGKQHIPVFITENMVGHKLGEFALTRTFRGHAADKKAAVATKK, from the coding sequence ATGGCACGTTCAGTTAAGAAAGGCCCGTTCGTCGATCACCACCTCATGCGCAAGGTGGAGGCAGCGCGGGCGGCGAACGACAAGCGTCCGATCAAGACCTGGTCGCGCCGCTCGACCATCATTCCCGACTTTGTCGGCTTGACCATCGCCGTGCACAACGGCAAGCAGCACATCCCCGTGTTCATCACGGAGAACATGGTGGGCCACAAGCTCGGGGAATTCGCGCTCACCCGCACTTTCAGGGGCCATGCCGCCGACAAGAAGGCGGCGGTGGCGACGAAGAAATAG
- a CDS encoding hypothetical protein (possible pseudo, frameshifted), with protein MLAREGDYAQLRLRSGEIRKVHLNCRAAIGEVGNEEHSLESIGKAGASRWRGIRPTVRGVAMNPIDHPHGGGEGKTSGGRHPVSPWGVPTKGYKTRRNKRTTAMIVSRRKKT; from the coding sequence TTGCTCGCGCGGGAAGGCGATTACGCCCAGCTGCGGCTGCGTTCCGGGGAGATCCGCAAGGTGCACCTGAATTGCCGAGCCGCCATCGGCGAGGTGGGCAACGAGGAGCACTCCCTGGAGTCGATCGGCAAGGCCGGGGCCAGCCGCTGGCGCGGCATCAGGCCCACCGTCCGCGGCGTGGCGATGAACCCCATCGACCACCCCCACGGCGGCGGCGAGGGCAAGACCTCGGGGGGGCGCCACCCGGTGTCGCCGTGGGGCGTACCCACCAAGGGCTACAAGACCCGGCGCAACAAGCGCACCACCGCAATGATCGTCAGCCGTCGCAAGAAGACTTGA
- the rplN gene encoding 50S ribosomal protein L14, whose protein sequence is MIQMQSLLDVADNTGARTLKCIKVLGGSKRRYANIGDVIKVSIKEAAPRGRVKKGEIYNAVVVRTAKGVRRADGSLIKFDSNAAVLLNNKLEPIGTRIFGPVTRELRTERFMKIVSLAPEVL, encoded by the coding sequence ATGATACAGATGCAGTCCCTGCTGGACGTGGCCGACAACACCGGCGCGCGCACGCTCAAGTGCATCAAGGTGCTGGGCGGCTCGAAGCGGCGCTACGCCAACATCGGCGACGTCATCAAAGTGAGCATAAAGGAAGCGGCTCCCCGCGGCCGCGTCAAGAAGGGCGAGATCTACAACGCGGTCGTGGTGCGCACCGCCAAGGGCGTGCGGCGGGCGGACGGCTCGCTCATCAAGTTCGACTCGAACGCGGCGGTGCTGCTCAACAACAAGCTGGAGCCGATCGGGACCCGCATCTTCGGTCCCGTGACCCGGGAACTGCGCACCGAACGGTTCATGAAGATCGTTTCGCTTGCGCCCGAAGTGCTCTGA
- the rplP gene encoding 50S ribosomal protein L16, which yields MLQPARTKYRKQQKGRNRGIATRGHKVSFGEYGLKAITRGRLTARQIEAARRAMTRHVKRGGRIWIRIFPDKPVSKKPAEVRMGNGKGNPEFFVAEIRPGKVLYEMDGVSEAIAREAFRLAAAKLPVQTEFVVRQLG from the coding sequence ATGCTGCAGCCAGCTAGAACCAAGTACCGCAAACAGCAGAAGGGGCGCAACAGGGGCATCGCCACCCGTGGCCACAAGGTTTCCTTCGGCGAGTACGGACTCAAGGCGATTACCCGCGGCCGCCTGACCGCACGGCAGATCGAGGCCGCCCGCCGCGCCATGACGCGGCACGTCAAGCGCGGCGGCCGGATCTGGATCCGCATCTTCCCGGACAAGCCCGTTTCCAAGAAGCCGGCGGAAGTGCGCATGGGCAACGGGAAGGGGAACCCGGAATTTTTCGTCGCCGAGATCCGGCCCGGCAAGGTTCTCTACGAAATGGACGGTGTGTCCGAGGCCATCGCCAGGGAAGCCTTCCGCCTGGCGGCGGCCAAGTTGCCGGTGCAAACCGAATTCGTCGTTCGCCAACTGGGGTGA
- the rplE gene encoding 50S ribosomal protein L5 has translation MARLQQYYRETVVPELMKRFGYKSVMQVPRIEKITLNMGVGEAVADKKVIENAVADLERIAGQKPVVTKARKSIAAFKIRAGFPVGCMVTLRRARMYEFLDRLISIAIPRIRDFRGLSPRAFDGRGGYSMGVKEQIIFPEIEYDKIDALRGMNITITTTARTDEEARALLAAFKFPFKS, from the coding sequence ATGGCACGTTTGCAGCAGTACTACCGCGAGACTGTGGTGCCCGAGCTGATGAAGCGGTTCGGGTACAAGAGCGTGATGCAGGTGCCGCGCATCGAGAAGATCACGCTCAACATGGGGGTGGGCGAAGCCGTGGCGGACAAGAAGGTGATAGAAAACGCGGTCGCGGACCTGGAAAGGATCGCCGGGCAGAAGCCCGTGGTGACCAAGGCCCGCAAGTCGATCGCCGCTTTCAAGATCCGCGCGGGCTTTCCGGTGGGCTGCATGGTCACGCTGCGCCGCGCGCGGATGTACGAGTTCCTCGACCGCCTGATCTCGATCGCGATTCCCCGCATCCGTGACTTCCGGGGTCTTTCGCCTCGGGCCTTCGACGGCCGGGGCGGCTACAGCATGGGCGTGAAGGAGCAGATCATCTTCCCGGAAATCGAGTACGACAAGATCGATGCGCTACGGGGCATGAACATCACGATCACCACCACCGCCAGGACAGACGAGGAAGCCCGGGCGCTGCTGGCGGCGTTCAAGTTTCCGTTCAAGAGCTGA
- a CDS encoding hypothetical protein (possible pseudo, frameshifted), with translation METTARLWGVRLSAQKGRLVADQIRGLPVERALNILTFQPQESGRDHQEGAGIRHRQRRAQ, from the coding sequence ATGGAGACTACCGCCAGGCTGTGGGGCGTGCGGCTTTCGGCGCAGAAGGGGCGGCTGGTGGCCGACCAGATCCGCGGGCTTCCGGTGGAGCGGGCGCTCAATATCCTGACCTTTCAGCCCCAAGAAAGCGGCCGGGATCATCAAGAAGGTGCTGGAATCCGCCATCGCCAACGCCGAGCACAATGA
- the rpsN gene encoding 30S ribosomal protein S14, which produces MAKKSLINRELKRRATVKKYAAKRRELLSIARNQKLSEDERHLALLKLQRLPRNASPVRLRNRCALTGRPRGTFRKFGLGRNKLREIAMRGEIPGMIKASW; this is translated from the coding sequence ATGGCGAAGAAGTCCTTGATCAATCGCGAATTGAAGCGCCGCGCCACGGTGAAGAAATACGCGGCCAAACGCCGGGAACTGCTCTCGATCGCCAGGAACCAGAAGCTTTCGGAAGATGAGCGGCACCTGGCGTTGCTCAAGTTGCAGCGCCTCCCGCGCAACGCCAGCCCGGTGCGGCTGCGCAACCGCTGCGCCCTCACCGGCCGTCCCCGGGGCACTTTCCGCAAGTTCGGGCTGGGCCGGAACAAGCTGCGGGAGATCGCGATGCGCGGCGAGATCCCGGGGATGATCAAGGCAAGCTGGTAA
- the rplX gene encoding 50S ribosomal protein L24: MRKIRKGDEVIVIAGKDKGRRGTVLRVVDDERVVVEGVNRVKKHQRPNPIKGTTGGIIEKEMPIHVSNVAIFNPHTQKPDRVGFRLLEDKRKVRYFKSNGEVIDV, translated from the coding sequence ATGCGCAAGATCCGCAAAGGTGACGAGGTCATCGTGATCGCCGGCAAAGACAAAGGCCGGCGGGGCACCGTGCTGCGCGTGGTCGACGACGAGCGCGTGGTGGTGGAGGGCGTGAACAGAGTGAAAAAGCACCAGCGTCCCAACCCCATAAAGGGGACCACCGGGGGCATCATCGAGAAGGAGATGCCGATTCACGTCTCCAACGTGGCCATATTCAACCCGCACACGCAGAAGCCCGATCGGGTGGGATTCAGGCTCCTGGAGGACAAGCGCAAGGTGCGCTATTTCAAGTCCAACGGGGAAGTGATCGACGTTTGA
- a CDS encoding hypothetical protein (possible pseudo, frameshifted), translating into MRVLVEQGPTLRRYHARAKGRGARILKPTCHVFVTVGDEKTGKAAKT; encoded by the coding sequence GTGCGCGTCCTGGTGGAACAGGGACCCACCCTGCGCCGCTACCACGCCCGCGCCAAGGGCCGGGGGGCCAGGATCCTGAAGCCGACCTGCCACGTCTTCGTGACCGTCGGCGACGAAAAGACCGGCAAGGCGGCGAAAACTTAA